A window of the Acidobacteriota bacterium genome harbors these coding sequences:
- the ruvB gene encoding Holliday junction branch migration DNA helicase RuvB — MSTPKSSPDVRERIVSAQVVEDDASFELKLRPKRLAEFIGQNKVKENLAVAIEAAKSRGETLDHVLLYGPPGLGKTTLATIIANEMGAAFQQTSGPTLQIKGDLTAILTNVRDKQVLFFDEVHRLQPALEELLYSALEDYRLDIIIGQGPAARTHTIEVKPFTFIGATTRAGLLTAPLRSRFGIMLRLEFYTPEDLKIIVKRSAEILNIEVDEAGAEEIASRSRGTPRIANRLLRRVRDYAQVRAAGKIDAATAKAALEMLEVDRYGFDETDRRLLLTIIEKYQGGPVGVSTLAAALAEETEAIEEIHEPFLIQIGFLNRTPRGRVATKLAYEHFGIPLSRKQNALF, encoded by the coding sequence GTGTCGACTCCGAAGAGTTCCCCCGATGTCCGCGAGCGGATCGTCTCGGCCCAGGTGGTCGAAGACGATGCGTCGTTCGAATTAAAGCTGCGGCCCAAGCGGCTGGCAGAGTTCATCGGACAGAACAAGGTCAAAGAGAATCTGGCGGTAGCGATCGAGGCGGCGAAATCGCGCGGCGAAACGCTGGACCACGTGCTGCTCTACGGCCCGCCCGGGCTGGGCAAAACGACTTTGGCGACCATCATCGCCAACGAGATGGGTGCGGCCTTTCAGCAGACCTCGGGGCCGACGCTGCAGATCAAGGGTGACCTCACCGCCATCCTGACCAACGTCCGCGACAAGCAGGTGCTGTTCTTCGACGAGGTACACCGGCTGCAGCCGGCGCTCGAGGAGCTGCTCTACTCCGCATTAGAGGACTACAGACTCGACATCATCATCGGGCAGGGCCCGGCGGCGCGCACCCACACCATCGAGGTAAAGCCGTTCACCTTCATCGGCGCGACCACGCGCGCCGGACTGCTGACGGCGCCGCTGCGCTCGCGCTTCGGCATCATGCTGCGCCTGGAGTTCTATACCCCTGAGGACTTGAAGATCATCGTGAAGCGCTCGGCGGAGATCCTGAACATCGAGGTGGACGAAGCCGGCGCGGAGGAGATCGCTTCGCGCTCGCGCGGCACGCCGCGCATCGCCAACCGGCTGCTGCGTCGCGTCCGCGACTACGCCCAGGTGCGGGCCGCGGGAAAGATCGACGCCGCCACCGCCAAAGCCGCGCTCGAGATGCTCGAGGTGGACAGGTACGGCTTCGACGAGACCGACCGCCGGCTGCTGCTCACCATCATCGAGAAATACCAAGGCGGCCCGGTCGGGGTGAGCACGCTCGCCGCCGCACTCGCCGAAGAGACGGAAGCAATCGAAGAGATCCATGAGCCGTTCCTCATCCAGATCGGCTTCCTCAACCGCACCCCGCGCGGACGCGTCGCCACCAAGCTCGCCTACGAACATTTCGGCATACCACTCAGCCGCAAACAGAACGCGCTCTTCTAG
- a CDS encoding YceI family protein, whose translation MSVKHTSQIAPRFRALVALTLVLLLPAVGLASSAETYSVKPVYTNVTFKITKWMVLPEQGQFREFDGTLTYDPLKPEASRVEITVQANSIDTKNETRDGVLRSADFFDVARFPTLTFRSTSVRANGPNGLLVTGDFTLHGVTKRITIPVQVRGTRELPQIGKLAGFETSFTINRRDYGVLGAKWGAVPAALSNDVEIHLLVGAVAPKR comes from the coding sequence ATGTCCGTGAAACATACGTCGCAGATCGCCCCGCGCTTCCGCGCGCTCGTTGCTCTCACCCTCGTACTGCTCTTGCCGGCTGTCGGGCTGGCATCGTCCGCCGAGACCTATTCGGTCAAGCCCGTCTACACCAACGTCACTTTCAAGATCACCAAGTGGATGGTGCTACCCGAACAAGGCCAGTTCCGCGAATTCGACGGGACGCTGACCTATGATCCGCTGAAGCCGGAGGCATCCCGCGTCGAGATCACGGTGCAGGCGAATAGCATCGACACAAAGAACGAGACGCGCGATGGCGTGTTGCGCTCCGCCGATTTCTTCGACGTCGCGCGCTTCCCGACGCTCACCTTCCGCAGCACATCGGTGCGCGCCAACGGACCGAACGGGTTGCTGGTGACCGGAGACTTCACCCTCCATGGAGTCACCAAGCGCATCACCATCCCGGTACAGGTGCGCGGCACGCGCGAGCTGCCGCAGATCGGCAAGCTGGCAGGATTCGAGACCAGCTTCACCATCAACCGGCGCGACTACGGCGTGCTGGGCGCAAAATGGGGCGCAGTGCCGGCGGCGCTCAGCAACGACGTGGAGATCCATCTGCTGGTCGGAGCGGTGGCGCCGAAGCGCTAG
- a CDS encoding type II toxin-antitoxin system HicB family antitoxin, translating into MKKTRQLTAIIEREGNSYVALCPELDVASQGDTVEQARTNLKEAVELFLETASTEEVQKRLHSEVFITQLEVAIG; encoded by the coding sequence ATGAAGAAGACCCGCCAACTCACGGCCATCATCGAGCGAGAAGGCAACAGCTACGTGGCCCTGTGCCCGGAGCTGGATGTTGCCAGCCAAGGCGATACGGTCGAGCAGGCGCGGACCAATCTCAAGGAAGCGGTCGAACTGTTCCTGGAGACCGCTTCCACTGAAGAGGTTCAGAAGCGCCTGCATTCGGAAGTCTTCATCACCCAACTAGAGGTCGCCATTGGGTAA
- a CDS encoding FecR domain-containing protein gives MNDYLWDGTGEPEPEVERLEKLLARYRGPQGALSPLHAIPVRAAWFQQTRFQPPVYAAAAIAATVVIALALMLLRPAAPAPETGMRFAAVTGAPRLNGIATASGALQLGQRLETGVSDAANVRVADIGWVEIGPGSVVALLENREGRRRLRLERGVLHAEIAAPPAVFVVETPSARVIDLGCAYTLTLSPAGEGEIQVTAGWVQMDFGYVQSLVPAGFAARIAPGGRISPPYTQQTSPEFRDALLTWWRAEGPAAAPRLRETALSEILARAQKRDALTLLNMFGWAEEDERGRVYDRLDALVRAPAGVTRAEIVAGTRNAAGPWWPVVHQELGVSTFKKKGPLHLGRYFGEQ, from the coding sequence ATGAACGATTACCTGTGGGACGGCACGGGAGAACCCGAGCCCGAGGTCGAGCGCCTGGAGAAGCTGCTCGCTCGTTATCGTGGGCCGCAAGGCGCACTGTCGCCACTGCATGCCATCCCGGTGCGGGCGGCCTGGTTCCAGCAAACTCGGTTCCAGCCGCCGGTGTATGCCGCTGCGGCTATAGCTGCGACCGTGGTGATCGCTTTGGCGCTCATGCTGCTCCGGCCGGCCGCGCCCGCACCCGAGACCGGGATGCGATTCGCAGCCGTTACCGGCGCCCCCCGCCTGAATGGGATCGCTACCGCTTCCGGCGCGCTGCAGTTGGGCCAGCGACTCGAGACTGGCGTTTCGGACGCAGCAAATGTGCGCGTGGCAGACATCGGGTGGGTAGAGATCGGTCCCGGCTCCGTCGTGGCGCTACTGGAGAACCGCGAAGGCCGCCGGCGGTTGCGGCTGGAGCGCGGCGTGCTGCATGCGGAGATCGCCGCACCGCCCGCCGTGTTCGTGGTGGAGACTCCCTCGGCGCGCGTCATCGACCTGGGCTGCGCCTACACCCTCACCCTCTCGCCAGCTGGCGAGGGAGAGATCCAGGTGACGGCAGGGTGGGTGCAGATGGATTTTGGTTACGTCCAGTCGCTTGTGCCCGCCGGTTTTGCGGCACGGATCGCGCCCGGGGGACGCATCTCGCCGCCCTACACGCAGCAGACCTCCCCCGAGTTTCGTGACGCCTTGCTGACCTGGTGGCGCGCCGAGGGACCGGCGGCGGCTCCCAGACTTCGGGAGACGGCGTTGTCGGAGATCCTAGCGCGCGCGCAAAAGCGCGACGCGCTCACGCTGTTGAACATGTTCGGCTGGGCGGAGGAGGATGAGCGCGGCCGCGTCTATGACCGGCTCGACGCGCTGGTGCGTGCGCCGGCGGGGGTCACTCGCGCCGAGATCGTCGCGGGAACGCGCAACGCCGCCGGCCCGTGGTGGCCCGTGGTGCATCAGGAGCTCGGCGTCTCAACCTTCAAGAAAAAAGGTCCGCTGCATCTGGGCCGTTACTTCGGCGAGCAGTAG
- a CDS encoding metal-dependent hydrolase — protein sequence MDPLTHLLTGACIARSGLNRKSALATTVVVLAAEAPDLDILAYLGGPVAGFEHHRGITHTFLGVPLVAAAVVGFVWLLYRWRIKRGWQPKIPVRWRLLFGFACLAALSHILLDFTNQYGVRPFAPFSYRWYSWDIIAIVEPVLLVILAGGLIVPLLFRLINEEVGARSQGPHGRAGAIVALVLMCGLWWFRDLHHRRALSALAAQSYLGADPERVSAYPYNIDPFTWYGVAEIPTAFAQMRVDSSSGEVDRERRMRVRYKPEEPPVVLAAKRSAMGRVYLDWAAYPYLEVEKLPPPKGGYLVHFNDLRYFYPDSTANLTANVELDDQLRVRRQGMGRWMQPAD from the coding sequence TTGGACCCGCTCACCCATCTGCTCACCGGCGCCTGCATCGCGCGCTCCGGATTGAACCGCAAGTCGGCGCTCGCCACCACCGTGGTCGTGCTCGCGGCGGAGGCGCCCGATCTGGACATCCTTGCCTACCTGGGCGGGCCAGTCGCCGGCTTCGAACATCATCGCGGCATCACGCATACTTTTCTCGGCGTGCCCCTGGTCGCCGCCGCGGTCGTGGGATTTGTCTGGCTGCTCTATCGCTGGCGGATAAAGCGCGGATGGCAGCCGAAGATTCCCGTGCGTTGGCGGCTGCTCTTTGGATTTGCCTGCCTTGCCGCGCTCAGCCACATCCTGCTCGACTTCACCAACCAGTACGGCGTGCGGCCGTTCGCACCCTTCTCCTACCGCTGGTACTCGTGGGACATCATTGCCATCGTCGAGCCGGTGCTGCTCGTCATCCTTGCGGGCGGATTGATCGTGCCGCTGCTCTTCCGCCTCATCAACGAAGAAGTAGGCGCGCGCAGCCAGGGGCCGCACGGACGCGCCGGCGCCATCGTCGCCCTGGTGCTGATGTGCGGGCTGTGGTGGTTCCGCGATCTGCACCATCGGCGCGCGCTCTCCGCGCTCGCAGCGCAGAGCTACCTCGGCGCCGATCCGGAGCGAGTGAGCGCATATCCTTACAACATCGATCCGTTCACGTGGTATGGCGTGGCTGAGATCCCGACCGCATTCGCCCAGATGCGCGTGGATTCGAGCTCCGGTGAGGTAGACCGCGAGCGGCGCATGCGCGTCCGCTACAAGCCCGAGGAGCCGCCGGTCGTGCTGGCAGCGAAACGGTCGGCCATGGGCCGCGTGTATCTCGATTGGGCGGCGTATCCCTACCTCGAAGTCGAGAAGCTGCCGCCGCCCAAGGGTGGATACCTCGTCCACTTCAACGATCTGCGCTATTTCTATCCCGACAGCACCGCGAACCTCACCGCCAACGTCGAACTGGACGACCAGCTGCGCGTGCGCCGCCAAGGCATGGGCAGGTGGATGCAGCCCGCCGATTAG
- a CDS encoding type II toxin-antitoxin system HicA family toxin — MGKLRVLAGRDACEILRRNGFTEVRRHGSHIVMQKAGTGTITVPVPDHDELRIGTLQSIIRQSGIPRTAFES; from the coding sequence TTGGGTAAGTTGCGCGTCCTCGCCGGACGCGACGCGTGCGAGATCCTTCGACGCAACGGCTTCACAGAAGTCCGGCGCCACGGCAGTCACATTGTCATGCAAAAAGCCGGGACGGGCACGATCACAGTCCCTGTACCCGATCACGATGAACTGCGGATCGGAACCCTGCAATCGATCATCCGGCAATCGGGCATCCCGCGGACAGCTTTCGAATCCTGA
- a CDS encoding DUF1579 domain-containing protein — translation MRMLALLLIAAVVVAGAQEKKDANHMKDMKAPKKADMNAPQSAEMKKLEKMLAGTWSLDETFESMMGMPGGKGKGTEVSKRGPGGNSLHSDLKSTGPMGSFTGHGLMWYDAKAGGYRSIWCDTMTPQGCDDSGIGKWQGNDLVFEGDSDMPPNMGGGKMHMVQKFSDITPNSFTFSMDGTMNGQNMHMMTIKYKRAGGGMSATATKQ, via the coding sequence ATGCGAATGCTAGCCCTGTTGCTGATCGCCGCCGTAGTGGTGGCGGGCGCGCAGGAAAAGAAAGACGCAAACCACATGAAGGACATGAAGGCCCCCAAGAAGGCCGACATGAATGCGCCACAGAGTGCGGAGATGAAAAAGCTCGAAAAAATGCTCGCCGGCACCTGGAGCCTCGACGAGACATTCGAGTCGATGATGGGCATGCCCGGCGGCAAAGGTAAGGGCACGGAAGTGTCTAAGCGTGGTCCGGGCGGCAACTCGCTCCACTCCGACCTGAAGTCCACCGGCCCGATGGGCTCGTTCACCGGGCACGGCTTGATGTGGTACGACGCCAAGGCCGGAGGTTACCGCTCCATCTGGTGCGACACCATGACGCCCCAGGGCTGCGACGATTCGGGTATCGGCAAGTGGCAAGGCAACGACCTGGTCTTCGAAGGCGATTCCGACATGCCACCAAATATGGGCGGTGGCAAGATGCACATGGTGCAGAAGTTTTCCGACATCACCCCAAACTCGTTCACCTTCTCCATGGACGGCACCATGAATGGCCAGAACATGCACATGATGACCATCAAATACAAACGGGCCGGCGGCGGCATGTCCGCAACCGCAACCAAGCAATAA
- the ligA gene encoding NAD-dependent DNA ligase LigA, translating to MPTASAKDATRRIEKLREEIRRHEHLYYVLDEPKISDAEFDRLMQQLKSIEAEHPALVTPDSPSQRVGGKPRAGFVKVEHSRPMLSLDNAYNEEELRAWERRVHELTGRTDVEYVCELKLDGMSLALTYSGRQLAKGVTRGDGYVGEDVTTNVRTIRSVPLSVAKDVLKQAGIPAGFEVRGEVVMPLAGFERMNEDRERQQLAKFANPRNAAAGTIRVLEPNIVAQRRLDFYAYFLLRDGRTVFDRHSQSLEALTTAGFKVNPNWAKVKDIEGVLAFLRKWESQREKLGYEIDGVVVKVDRIGLQEELGFTGKAPRWAIAYKYAARAGVTRIEDILVQVGRTGKLTPVAALKPVAIGGTTVARATLHNMDEIERLGVKIGDWVTVERGGDVIPKVVNVLDDKAHPRGTKKFKMPERCPECGGHVVRVEGEADHRCINANCPAKLRESLLHWAGRGVMNIEGMGDSLVNQLADRGMLKNVADIYALTKDKLLALERVGEKSAQNLLDEIERSKKLPLERVIFGLGIRFVGERTAELLAEHFGSLDDLMAATPEQLEEVSEVGERVAHAIVEFFAEKKNRELVERLRKAGLRFKGEKKQRGTQLAGKTFVITGTLSQPRDHFKQLIENAGGKVSGSVSKKTDYVLAGEEAGSKLDKAKDLGVKVIGEKELAGLLK from the coding sequence ATGCCCACCGCCTCCGCCAAAGACGCAACCCGCCGCATCGAGAAGCTGCGCGAGGAGATACGCCGCCACGAGCATCTTTATTACGTGCTCGACGAGCCGAAGATCTCGGACGCCGAATTCGACCGGCTGATGCAGCAGCTCAAGAGCATTGAAGCGGAGCATCCTGCGCTCGTCACCCCGGACTCGCCTTCGCAACGGGTGGGCGGAAAACCGCGCGCGGGCTTTGTGAAGGTCGAGCACTCGCGGCCCATGCTCTCGCTCGACAACGCATACAACGAAGAGGAGTTGCGCGCGTGGGAGCGCCGCGTCCACGAACTCACCGGACGCACCGACGTGGAGTACGTCTGCGAACTCAAGCTCGATGGCATGTCGCTCGCGCTTACCTACTCTGGCAGACAGCTCGCCAAGGGCGTGACGCGCGGCGATGGCTATGTGGGCGAAGACGTCACCACGAACGTGCGGACGATCCGCAGTGTCCCACTCTCGGTCGCGAAGGATGTGCTGAAGCAGGCGGGGATCCCGGCAGGATTCGAAGTCCGCGGCGAGGTGGTGATGCCGCTGGCGGGATTCGAGCGCATGAACGAAGACCGCGAACGCCAGCAGTTGGCGAAGTTCGCGAACCCGCGCAACGCGGCGGCAGGGACCATCCGCGTGCTCGAACCGAATATCGTCGCGCAGCGCCGGCTCGACTTCTACGCCTACTTCCTGCTGCGCGATGGGCGAACCGTGTTTGACCGCCATTCGCAATCGCTGGAAGCGCTCACCACCGCGGGATTCAAGGTGAATCCGAACTGGGCGAAGGTGAAAGACATCGAGGGCGTGCTGGCGTTTCTGCGCAAGTGGGAGTCGCAACGCGAAAAACTCGGCTACGAGATCGACGGCGTAGTGGTCAAAGTCGACCGCATCGGCCTGCAGGAGGAGCTGGGTTTCACCGGGAAAGCCCCGCGCTGGGCGATCGCTTACAAATATGCCGCGCGCGCCGGCGTGACGCGGATCGAAGACATCCTGGTGCAGGTCGGGCGCACCGGAAAGCTGACGCCGGTGGCCGCGCTCAAGCCGGTCGCGATCGGCGGGACGACGGTCGCACGCGCCACGCTGCATAACATGGACGAGATCGAGCGGCTGGGCGTGAAGATCGGCGACTGGGTCACGGTAGAGCGCGGCGGCGACGTGATCCCGAAGGTCGTCAATGTGCTCGACGACAAAGCGCACCCGCGCGGCACGAAGAAGTTCAAGATGCCGGAGCGGTGTCCGGAGTGCGGCGGGCACGTGGTGCGCGTGGAAGGCGAAGCCGACCATCGCTGCATCAACGCGAATTGTCCGGCGAAGCTGCGCGAGTCGCTGCTGCACTGGGCCGGGCGCGGCGTGATGAACATCGAAGGCATGGGCGACTCGCTCGTCAACCAGCTCGCCGACCGCGGCATGCTGAAGAATGTGGCCGACATCTACGCGTTGACCAAAGACAAGCTGCTGGCGCTCGAGCGGGTGGGAGAAAAGTCCGCGCAGAACCTGCTCGATGAGATCGAGCGCTCGAAGAAGCTCCCGTTGGAACGTGTGATCTTTGGGCTCGGCATACGCTTCGTCGGCGAACGCACGGCGGAGCTGCTGGCCGAACACTTCGGCTCGTTGGATGATCTGATGGCCGCGACACCCGAGCAACTCGAAGAAGTCTCCGAGGTGGGTGAGCGCGTCGCGCACGCGATCGTGGAATTCTTTGCCGAAAAGAAGAACCGCGAGCTGGTGGAACGTCTGCGCAAGGCGGGGCTACGCTTCAAAGGCGAGAAGAAACAGCGCGGGACGCAACTCGCGGGCAAGACGTTCGTGATCACCGGGACGCTCAGCCAGCCGCGTGACCACTTCAAACAGCTCATCGAGAACGCGGGCGGCAAGGTGTCCGGGTCAGTCTCGAAGAAGACCGATTACGTGCTCGCCGGGGAAGAGGCCGGCTCGAAGCTCGACAAGGCGAAGGACCTGGGGGTGAAGGTGATCGGGGAAAAAGAGCTGGCCGGCCTGCTGAAATAA
- a CDS encoding sigma-70 family RNA polymerase sigma factor — translation MNEPVPPMNAMDVVEEEGALVRLAQRGDHAFARLYQRYARVVHGIILARLPSAEVDDQVQEVFIAALRKLGSLRDTQAFGGWLCAIARNRAADFHRSAVSTEELTDTETAADSAAENADAAEALRAIRSLPETHRETLLLRLVEGLTGPEIAARTGLTHGSVRVNLHRGMQMLRRALGRKQGSEQGREPGMELPS, via the coding sequence ATGAACGAGCCGGTACCGCCGATGAACGCGATGGACGTCGTGGAAGAAGAGGGCGCGCTGGTGCGCCTGGCGCAGCGCGGTGACCACGCATTCGCGAGGCTCTACCAGCGCTATGCGCGCGTGGTGCACGGCATCATACTGGCGCGCTTGCCGAGCGCCGAGGTGGACGACCAGGTACAAGAAGTCTTCATCGCGGCGCTGCGCAAGCTTGGCAGCTTGCGCGATACGCAAGCTTTTGGCGGATGGCTGTGCGCGATCGCCCGCAATCGCGCCGCCGATTTTCACCGCTCGGCGGTGTCCACCGAAGAGCTGACCGATACCGAAACAGCTGCGGACTCGGCGGCAGAGAACGCCGATGCCGCCGAAGCGCTGCGCGCCATCCGCTCATTACCAGAGACTCATCGCGAGACGTTGCTGCTGCGCCTGGTGGAAGGGCTCACCGGCCCGGAGATCGCGGCGCGCACCGGACTCACGCATGGCTCGGTGCGCGTGAACCTGCATCGCGGCATGCAGATGCTGCGGCGCGCGTTGGGTAGGAAGCAGGGCAGTGAGCAAGGAAGAGAACCGGGAATGGAGTTGCCATCATGA
- a CDS encoding carbohydrate binding family 9 domain-containing protein, whose translation MLALPLLSLAQTGGKAQAAPSAPPPTPPAAARADIAITKVERPPTLEDFAGMKPATPLALSMAKVDIFTQLDPKEGAPAQERTEAYLGYDDKNFYVVWLCFDKDPKKIRAMLARRDTIGPEHDEVQLYLDTFNDRRRAYGFMANPLGVQFDYIWTDYNGYDASYDTVWDSKGKVTETGYMVWMSIPFKSLRFYKQPDQTWGIILQRVVPHDNDNSFYPFLSRKIQGRLTQEAHVTGLKDIRPGRNIQLTPYAIARSFKTIDTRDPSRPFFTQNKLGGDAGLDAKIILHDSLVLDLTFNPDFRQVESDEPQTTVNQRFEVFFPEKRPFFQENANFFTTPINLYFTRRIIDPQFGMRLTGKLGEWNLGLLSIDDQSPGRIVPDNDPNRRKRAYFNIARITHDIGKQSHLGILYADRELSADPGTSCGADRCRATNNRVGGVDGHFQIGDHFNTEFQVVESSTDFADGTHKAGPSSQAFAEYSTRKIEYNVLYQDTARGFETLTGFFRRPDLRRESHFFQYRDYHENNVLTYWGPQVFHVAAWDHTGKLLEYNWEPSVVFQFKQSTNFTVGHGFTTEKLRPQDFGPPVTNDLYFNKGYWWGFFDSTYFKRVALHGNFQLGKAINFDPPAGQAPFLANEVNAFLLLTLRPFGNLTVDNTYLIERLTDRASDHAILNFHVFRSKWNYQFTKELAVRTIFQYTSLIANPGLSSLTNNKQFNGDFLISYLIHPGTAVYLGYNSDLQTIDREGIHQHTGIFPTRNRFLNDGHQVFVKISYQFRY comes from the coding sequence TTGCTGGCGCTTCCCCTGTTATCGCTCGCGCAGACAGGAGGTAAAGCGCAGGCCGCGCCATCCGCGCCGCCACCCACCCCTCCGGCCGCCGCCCGGGCAGACATCGCCATCACCAAGGTGGAACGTCCGCCCACGCTGGAAGATTTTGCCGGGATGAAGCCTGCGACTCCGTTGGCCCTGAGCATGGCGAAGGTCGATATCTTCACTCAGCTTGATCCCAAAGAAGGCGCGCCGGCGCAGGAGCGCACCGAAGCCTACCTCGGCTACGACGACAAGAATTTTTACGTGGTGTGGCTGTGCTTCGACAAAGATCCGAAGAAGATCCGCGCGATGCTGGCGCGGCGCGACACCATCGGCCCGGAACACGACGAGGTGCAGCTCTATCTCGACACCTTCAACGACCGGCGGCGGGCGTACGGGTTCATGGCCAACCCGCTGGGAGTGCAGTTCGATTACATCTGGACGGACTACAACGGTTACGACGCTTCCTACGACACGGTGTGGGACTCGAAGGGGAAGGTCACGGAAACGGGATACATGGTATGGATGTCGATCCCGTTCAAGAGCTTGCGTTTTTACAAGCAGCCCGACCAGACGTGGGGCATCATTCTGCAGCGCGTGGTGCCGCACGATAACGACAACAGTTTCTATCCTTTTCTCTCGCGCAAGATCCAAGGACGCCTCACGCAGGAAGCGCACGTCACCGGGCTGAAGGACATCCGGCCGGGACGTAACATCCAACTCACGCCCTACGCCATCGCGCGCTCGTTCAAGACCATCGACACGCGCGATCCCAGCCGTCCGTTTTTCACGCAGAACAAATTGGGCGGTGACGCTGGCCTGGACGCGAAGATCATCCTGCACGATTCTCTGGTGCTCGACCTCACGTTCAATCCCGATTTCCGCCAGGTCGAGTCAGACGAGCCGCAGACCACGGTGAACCAGCGCTTCGAGGTGTTCTTTCCGGAGAAGCGTCCGTTCTTCCAGGAGAACGCGAACTTCTTCACCACGCCGATCAATCTTTACTTCACGCGGCGCATCATCGATCCGCAGTTCGGCATGCGCCTTACCGGCAAGCTGGGCGAGTGGAACCTCGGGTTGCTCTCCATCGACGACCAGTCGCCCGGACGCATCGTCCCCGACAACGATCCCAACCGGCGCAAGCGCGCCTACTTCAACATCGCGCGCATCACGCACGATATCGGCAAGCAGTCGCACCTCGGCATCCTGTATGCCGACCGTGAGCTGAGCGCCGATCCCGGGACCAGTTGCGGCGCCGACCGCTGCCGGGCAACGAACAACCGTGTGGGCGGCGTGGATGGGCACTTCCAGATCGGCGACCACTTCAACACCGAGTTCCAGGTGGTGGAGAGCTCCACCGATTTCGCCGACGGCACACATAAGGCCGGCCCGTCATCGCAGGCCTTCGCCGAGTACTCCACGCGGAAGATCGAATACAACGTGCTCTACCAGGACACCGCGCGCGGCTTCGAGACGCTCACCGGCTTCTTCCGCCGGCCTGATCTCCGGCGCGAGAGCCACTTCTTCCAGTATCGCGATTACCACGAGAACAACGTGCTCACGTATTGGGGGCCGCAGGTATTCCACGTGGCGGCATGGGACCACACCGGCAAGCTGCTGGAATACAACTGGGAGCCGAGCGTAGTTTTCCAATTCAAGCAAAGCACTAACTTCACTGTTGGCCATGGCTTCACCACGGAGAAGCTGCGGCCGCAGGATTTCGGTCCGCCGGTCACGAACGACCTCTACTTCAACAAGGGATACTGGTGGGGATTCTTCGACAGTACCTACTTCAAGCGCGTGGCGCTGCACGGCAACTTCCAGTTAGGCAAAGCGATCAACTTCGATCCGCCGGCGGGGCAGGCGCCATTCCTGGCGAATGAGGTGAACGCCTTCCTGCTGCTGACGCTGCGTCCGTTCGGCAACCTCACGGTCGATAACACATACTTGATCGAGCGGCTCACCGACCGCGCCAGCGATCACGCTATCCTGAACTTCCACGTCTTCCGTTCGAAGTGGAACTATCAGTTCACCAAAGAGCTGGCGGTGCGCACCATCTTCCAGTACACCTCGCTGATCGCCAACCCGGGACTCTCGTCGCTCACCAACAACAAGCAGTTCAATGGCGACTTCCTGATCAGCTACCTGATCCATCCGGGCACAGCTGTCTACCTGGGTTACAACTCCGACCTGCAGACCATCGACCGCGAGGGCATCCATCAGCACACCGGCATCTTCCCCACACGGAACCGCTTCCTCAACGACGGTCACCAGGTCTTCGTGAAGATCAGCTACCAGTTCCGGTACTGA
- a CDS encoding protocatechuate 3,4-dioxygenase, translated as MAGVISRRGLLMTMAGVAGAAAMGTFVPFVSSAWGFQWPEQPANVNGSSARIAPAGEPGEPLVISGKVYERDGRTPAAAVVIYAYHTDAKGLYRPDHYTADWSTRRPRLEATVRTGKDGAYEFTTIRPAPYPQRNNPAHVHFVLWWPDRHRQGDILWFDGDPLLTPQMYARNAHAGTFSYIQKAARSGNTQRVGLDFRRHDQED; from the coding sequence ATGGCTGGTGTCATTAGCCGCCGCGGTCTTCTGATGACGATGGCGGGGGTCGCCGGTGCTGCCGCGATGGGAACGTTCGTGCCGTTCGTCTCTAGCGCGTGGGGCTTCCAATGGCCGGAGCAGCCCGCCAACGTTAACGGATCAAGCGCGCGCATCGCGCCTGCTGGCGAGCCGGGCGAGCCGCTCGTCATCTCCGGAAAGGTCTACGAGAGGGACGGCCGCACGCCCGCCGCCGCCGTCGTCATATACGCCTACCACACCGACGCCAAGGGACTCTATCGCCCCGACCACTACACCGCCGACTGGAGCACGCGCCGGCCGCGTCTCGAAGCCACCGTGCGCACCGGCAAAGACGGTGCCTACGAGTTCACGACCATCCGTCCGGCGCCGTATCCGCAGCGCAACAATCCCGCGCATGTTCACTTCGTTCTGTGGTGGCCCGACCGCCATCGCCAGGGCGACATCCTGTGGTTCGACGGCGATCCGCTGCTCACGCCACAGATGTACGCACGCAACGCGCATGCCGGAACGTTTTCCTACATCCAGAAAGCCGCGCGCAGCGGCAACACGCAGCGCGTCGGGCTCGATTTCCGCAGACACGACCAGGAGGACTAA